Proteins co-encoded in one Kribbella solani genomic window:
- the hrpA gene encoding ATP-dependent RNA helicase HrpA — MPDARTEPSQAPTEKPVNRRRRRGGKGRTSPTTQPGGLGELVTRLDGLSAYDRVQLGKRLERVRGMHEAGKREQALQGLVGAVEQAERRVELRRAAVPEITYPEELPVSRLKDEIATAIRDHQVVVVAGETGSGKTTQIPKICLELGRGIHGMIGHTQPRRLAARTVAERIAEELGSELGETIGFAVRFTDKVGERSLVKLMTDGILLNELQRDRDLTRYDTLIIDEAHERSLNIDFILGYLKRLLPRRPDLKVIITSATIDPERFATHFAAADGTPAPIVEVSGRTYPVEVRYRPVNDPDDPATIDRDQTQAILDAVDELEYEADGDVLVFLSGEREIRDTADALNDKYAAQRGRPGAVEVLPLYARLSNAEQHRVFQAHSNRRIVLATNVAETSLTVPGIKYVIDPGTARISRYSHRTKVQHLPIEPVSQASANQRKGRSGRTSDGICIRLYSEEHFESRPEFTDPEILRTNLASVILQMTAIGLGDIAAFPFIDEPDKRSITDGLQLLTELGAIESPKGGRLTPIGRQLAQIPLDPRLARMIVEADKHSCVREVMVIAAALSIQDPRERPTDAEAQAQQAHARFRDPNSDFLGYLNLWSYLKKQQKDLSGNQFRRMCRGEYLNYLRVREWQDIFAQLRQVASQIGVTLNSGGPADPRSVHIALMSGLLSHLGLKDPANPHQYIGARGTKFAIFPGSGLFKKPPQFVMAAELVETSKLWARVNAKIEPEWAEDLAPHLIKRSYSEPHWERKAGAVMAYEKVTLYGVPIVARRKVNYGKVDPEVSRELFIRHALVEGDWDTHHKFFHENRKLIEEVEELEERTRRRDLLVDDETLFAFYDERIGAEVVTGRHFDTWWKTARQRDADLLDFERSLVVREGAEVKEDEFPLQWTRNGMTFGLTYAFEPGTDADGVTVHIPLLVLNQVTADGFEWTVPGFREELVTTLIKSLPKAVRRNIVPAPDHARQILPELDPASGALTDAMARALRELRGVVIEPADWDWSRVPEHLRMTFRVEDDKGKTVAESKDLARLKQQLKPKTTAAISQVASKAVSGLEKSGLTDWTFGDLPKSFSEHRNGLTVAGYPALVDEGKTVAIRLQETERDQAAAMWAGTRRLLLLTMPSVIDVVQRHLSSAQKLTLMAGPHRNVGELLDDAIGAAVDQLMAAAGGPAWNLTAFSILRDAVRSELADTVLTILRQVEQVLGQARTVDKQISRASSPALLAALSDVRGQLEGLVHPGFITETGSKRLPDLVRYLRGMEQRLDKLAANTARDRSGMAVVDMLTDEYRKRLRAVPTGKYPSPGLLDVRWMLEELRISLFAQTLGTPYPISEKRIRKALADS; from the coding sequence ATGCCTGATGCCCGGACCGAGCCGTCCCAAGCCCCCACCGAGAAGCCAGTCAACCGCCGGCGCCGCCGTGGCGGCAAGGGGCGCACCTCCCCCACCACGCAGCCTGGTGGGCTCGGGGAGCTGGTGACTCGGCTGGATGGGCTGTCGGCCTACGACCGCGTGCAGTTGGGGAAGCGGCTGGAGCGGGTCCGCGGCATGCACGAGGCCGGGAAGCGCGAGCAGGCGCTCCAAGGGCTGGTCGGCGCCGTCGAGCAGGCCGAGCGGCGGGTCGAGCTGCGGCGCGCGGCGGTGCCGGAGATCACGTACCCGGAAGAGCTTCCGGTCAGCCGGCTGAAGGACGAGATCGCCACCGCGATCCGGGACCACCAAGTAGTCGTCGTCGCGGGCGAGACCGGCTCCGGCAAGACCACCCAGATCCCGAAGATCTGCCTCGAACTCGGCCGCGGCATCCACGGGATGATCGGTCACACCCAGCCCCGCCGGCTGGCCGCGCGTACCGTCGCGGAGCGGATCGCGGAGGAGCTCGGGTCCGAGCTCGGCGAGACGATCGGCTTCGCGGTCCGGTTCACCGACAAGGTCGGCGAACGCTCGCTGGTCAAGTTGATGACCGACGGCATCCTGCTGAACGAGCTGCAGCGCGACCGCGACCTGACCCGGTACGACACCCTCATCATCGACGAGGCGCACGAGCGCAGCCTGAACATCGACTTCATCCTCGGGTACCTGAAACGGCTGCTCCCCCGCCGCCCGGACCTCAAGGTGATCATCACCTCGGCGACCATCGACCCGGAACGGTTCGCCACCCACTTCGCCGCCGCCGACGGGACGCCGGCGCCGATCGTCGAGGTCTCCGGCCGGACCTACCCGGTCGAGGTCCGGTACCGCCCGGTCAACGATCCCGACGACCCGGCCACCATCGACCGCGACCAGACCCAGGCGATCCTGGACGCCGTCGACGAGCTCGAGTACGAGGCCGACGGCGACGTACTGGTCTTCCTCAGTGGTGAACGCGAGATCCGCGACACCGCCGACGCGCTGAACGACAAGTACGCCGCCCAGCGCGGCCGGCCCGGCGCCGTCGAGGTACTCCCCCTGTACGCCCGGCTGTCGAACGCCGAGCAGCATCGTGTCTTCCAGGCACACTCGAACCGCCGGATCGTACTCGCCACGAACGTCGCCGAGACCTCGCTGACAGTGCCCGGGATCAAGTACGTGATCGATCCAGGTACGGCGCGGATCTCCCGGTACAGCCACCGGACAAAGGTCCAGCATCTTCCGATCGAACCGGTCTCGCAGGCGAGCGCGAACCAGCGCAAGGGCCGCAGCGGCCGGACCAGCGACGGGATCTGCATCCGGCTGTACTCGGAGGAGCACTTCGAGAGCCGGCCCGAGTTCACCGATCCCGAGATCCTGCGGACCAACCTGGCGTCGGTGATCCTGCAGATGACCGCGATCGGGCTCGGCGACATCGCCGCGTTCCCGTTCATCGACGAACCGGACAAACGCAGCATCACCGACGGCCTGCAACTGCTCACCGAGCTGGGCGCGATCGAGTCCCCGAAGGGCGGCCGGCTGACGCCGATCGGGCGGCAGCTCGCGCAGATCCCGCTCGACCCGCGGCTGGCCCGGATGATCGTCGAGGCCGACAAGCACTCCTGCGTACGCGAGGTGATGGTGATCGCCGCCGCGCTGTCCATCCAGGACCCGCGCGAACGGCCGACCGACGCCGAGGCGCAGGCCCAGCAGGCGCATGCCCGGTTCCGGGACCCGAACAGCGACTTCCTCGGGTACCTGAACCTCTGGAGTTACCTGAAGAAGCAGCAGAAGGACCTGTCCGGCAACCAGTTCCGCCGGATGTGCCGCGGCGAGTACCTGAACTATCTCCGGGTCCGCGAGTGGCAGGACATCTTCGCGCAGCTCCGGCAGGTCGCCTCGCAGATCGGTGTCACGCTCAACTCCGGCGGTCCGGCCGACCCGCGGAGCGTACACATCGCGCTGATGTCCGGCCTGCTGTCGCATCTCGGGCTCAAGGATCCGGCCAACCCACATCAGTACATCGGTGCCCGCGGCACCAAGTTCGCGATCTTCCCCGGCTCCGGGCTGTTCAAGAAGCCGCCGCAGTTCGTGATGGCCGCCGAGCTGGTCGAGACGTCCAAGCTGTGGGCGCGGGTGAACGCGAAGATCGAGCCCGAGTGGGCCGAGGACCTCGCGCCACACCTGATCAAACGGTCGTACTCGGAACCACACTGGGAGCGCAAGGCCGGCGCCGTGATGGCGTACGAGAAGGTCACCCTGTACGGCGTGCCGATCGTCGCGCGCCGGAAAGTGAACTACGGCAAGGTCGATCCGGAAGTGTCGCGGGAGCTGTTCATCCGGCACGCGCTGGTCGAGGGCGACTGGGACACCCACCACAAGTTCTTCCACGAGAACCGGAAGCTGATCGAGGAAGTCGAAGAGCTGGAGGAGCGTACCCGGCGGCGCGACCTGCTGGTCGACGACGAGACGCTGTTCGCCTTCTACGACGAGCGGATCGGCGCCGAGGTGGTCACCGGGCGGCACTTCGACACCTGGTGGAAGACCGCCCGGCAGCGCGACGCCGACCTGCTCGACTTCGAACGGTCGCTGGTGGTGCGCGAGGGCGCGGAGGTGAAGGAGGACGAGTTCCCGCTGCAGTGGACGCGGAACGGGATGACGTTCGGCCTCACGTACGCGTTCGAGCCGGGCACGGACGCCGACGGGGTGACCGTACACATCCCCTTGCTCGTACTGAACCAGGTCACCGCGGACGGTTTCGAGTGGACGGTGCCGGGCTTCCGGGAGGAGCTCGTCACGACGCTGATCAAGTCGTTGCCGAAGGCGGTCCGGCGCAACATCGTGCCGGCGCCGGACCACGCGCGGCAGATCCTGCCCGAGCTCGACCCGGCGTCCGGTGCGCTCACCGACGCGATGGCGCGGGCGTTGCGGGAACTGCGCGGCGTCGTGATCGAGCCGGCCGACTGGGACTGGAGCCGGGTGCCGGAGCATCTGCGGATGACGTTCCGGGTCGAGGACGACAAGGGCAAGACGGTTGCTGAGAGCAAGGACCTCGCCCGGCTGAAGCAGCAGCTGAAACCCAAGACGACGGCCGCGATCTCGCAGGTCGCGTCCAAGGCGGTCAGCGGGCTGGAGAAGTCCGGGCTGACCGACTGGACCTTCGGCGATCTGCCCAAGAGTTTCTCCGAGCACCGCAACGGCCTCACCGTGGCGGGGTATCCCGCGCTCGTCGACGAAGGCAAGACGGTGGCGATCCGGTTGCAGGAGACCGAACGCGACCAGGCCGCCGCGATGTGGGCCGGTACGCGACGGCTCCTGCTGCTGACGATGCCGTCCGTGATCGACGTCGTTCAGCGTCACCTCAGCAGCGCGCAGAAGCTGACCCTGATGGCGGGGCCGCATCGCAACGTCGGTGAGTTGCTCGACGACGCGATCGGGGCGGCCGTCGACCAGCTGATGGCGGCCGCGGGCGGTCCGGCGTGGAACCTCACCGCGTTCTCGATCCTGCGCGACGCCGTACGCTCCGAGCTGGCCGACACCGTGCTGACGATCCTGCGGCAAGTCGAGCAGGTGCTCGGGCAGGCGCGGACCGTGGACAAGCAGATCTCGCGTGCTTCCAGTCCGGCGCTGCTGGCCGCGTTGTCGGACGTACGCGGCCAGCTGGAAGGGCTCGTCCATCCCGGCTTCATCACCGAGACCGGGTCGAAGCGGCTTCCCGATCTGGTTCGGTACTTGCGCGGCATGGAGCAGCGCCTGGACAAGCTCGCTGCCAACACGGCACGAGACCGTTCCGGGATGGCAGTCGTGGACATGCTGACCGACGAGTACCGCAAGCGACTGCGGGCAGTACCGACCGGAAAGTACCCGAGCCCAGGACTGCTCGACGTGCGATGGATGCTGGAGGAGCTGCGCATCAGCCTCTTCGCACAGACCCTCGGAACGCCGTACCCGATCTCGGAGAAGCGCATCCGGAAAGCTCTCGCGGACAGTTAG
- a CDS encoding universal stress protein: MKILVGYVPTPEGEAALAAAATEAELRGASVLLLNTSRGDAYIDARYANADELAAAEAALRAKGIEVTIQQALSDGDVAGSLLKAAAADDVGLIVLGLRRRSPVGKLILGSTAQRVLLESPVPVLAVKVASPHD, encoded by the coding sequence GTGAAGATCCTGGTCGGTTATGTGCCAACTCCCGAAGGCGAGGCCGCGCTGGCCGCGGCCGCCACCGAAGCGGAACTGCGCGGGGCCTCGGTGCTGCTGCTGAACACCAGCCGTGGTGACGCCTACATCGACGCCCGCTACGCCAACGCCGACGAGCTCGCCGCCGCCGAAGCCGCCCTGCGCGCGAAGGGCATCGAGGTCACCATCCAGCAGGCACTCTCCGACGGCGACGTGGCCGGCTCGCTGCTGAAGGCGGCCGCCGCGGACGACGTCGGCCTGATCGTCCTCGGTCTGCGCCGCCGCAGCCCGGTCGGAAAACTCATCCTCGGCAGCACCGCCCAGCGGGTCCTGCTCGAGTCCCCGGTCCCGGTCCTCGCCGTGAAGGTCGCCTCCCCGCACGACTGA
- a CDS encoding AMP-binding protein, producing MRPPEWLLRGAAEVGELSVALVRSGVWRSAGPAQLVRIERALRTYGQSMATLGAVAAIRYPDRPAVISGPDQITYAELDHRCERIAAGLHAEYGIGAGSKVAILCRNHRAFIEATLAASRLGADVLFVNTELSEPQLHTTLQHHHPNLLIRDPEFTPPANLSSVTSELDQLARSSAPSAPVSGRVGRITLLTSGTTGVPKGAPRATSAIGLAGLTGSALQRFGLRAGEPTVICPPLFHGLGLLTSMLALFLGSPLVLRPRFDAATLLADIQTTRAGAVVAVPVMLRRLLDLGPEATAEYDLRSLRAVISGASRLDVPLAADFIDRFGPVLCDAYGSSEIGIATIATSADLIAAPGTVGRPCLGSSIRILDDQDQPVPPGTTGRIFAGGGLVFGGYSDGSSRTTVDGRMSTGDRGHLDNAGRLFIDGREDDMIVSGGENVYPVEVEHCLATHPAVAEAVVVGVPDEEFGQRLVAYVVLHEPATEADLIAYAKANLARYQTPRRVVIVDDLPRNATGKVLRGRLTPPSGR from the coding sequence GTGCGGCCGCCGGAGTGGTTGTTGCGGGGTGCGGCGGAGGTTGGTGAACTGTCGGTCGCGCTGGTCCGGTCCGGGGTGTGGCGGTCAGCCGGACCGGCCCAGTTGGTGCGGATCGAACGCGCGCTGCGGACGTACGGCCAGTCGATGGCCACCCTCGGGGCCGTCGCCGCGATCCGGTACCCGGACAGGCCGGCGGTGATTTCAGGTCCGGACCAGATCACGTACGCGGAACTCGACCACCGCTGCGAACGAATCGCCGCCGGGCTGCACGCCGAGTACGGCATCGGCGCCGGCAGCAAGGTGGCCATCCTGTGCCGCAACCACCGAGCTTTCATCGAAGCCACCCTCGCAGCCTCCCGCCTGGGCGCCGACGTCCTGTTCGTAAACACAGAACTCTCCGAGCCTCAGCTGCACACAACCCTCCAGCACCACCACCCCAACCTCCTCATCCGCGACCCCGAGTTCACCCCACCCGCCAACCTCTCCTCAGTCACCTCTGAGCTGGATCAACTTGCTCGGTCCTCAGCTCCTTCCGCGCCGGTGTCTGGGCGGGTGGGGCGGATCACTTTGTTGACGTCGGGGACCACGGGGGTGCCGAAGGGAGCGCCGCGGGCCACTAGCGCGATTGGGCTGGCGGGGCTGACGGGCAGCGCGTTGCAGCGGTTTGGATTGCGGGCGGGTGAGCCGACGGTGATCTGCCCGCCGCTGTTCCATGGGCTCGGGCTGCTCACCTCCATGCTCGCCCTGTTCCTCGGCTCGCCGCTCGTACTCCGCCCCCGCTTCGACGCCGCGACCTTGCTCGCCGACATCCAGACGACCCGTGCCGGCGCGGTCGTCGCGGTACCGGTGATGCTCCGGCGGCTGCTCGACCTCGGCCCGGAAGCCACCGCCGAATACGACCTGCGTTCCCTCCGCGCGGTCATCTCCGGCGCCTCTCGCCTGGACGTACCGCTGGCCGCCGACTTCATCGACCGCTTCGGCCCGGTGCTCTGCGACGCGTACGGGTCGAGCGAGATCGGCATCGCCACGATCGCCACCTCCGCCGACCTGATCGCCGCGCCCGGCACCGTCGGCCGCCCGTGCCTCGGTAGCTCGATCCGCATCCTCGACGACCAGGACCAGCCGGTACCACCAGGCACCACTGGGCGGATCTTCGCGGGCGGCGGACTCGTGTTCGGCGGGTACTCCGACGGCTCTTCCAGAACCACGGTCGACGGCCGGATGAGTACCGGCGACCGCGGTCACCTCGACAACGCCGGCCGGCTCTTCATCGACGGCCGCGAGGACGACATGATCGTCTCCGGCGGCGAGAACGTGTACCCGGTCGAGGTGGAGCACTGCCTCGCGACGCATCCGGCCGTCGCCGAGGCAGTCGTCGTCGGCGTACCGGACGAGGAGTTCGGCCAGCGCCTGGTCGCGTACGTCGTACTGCACGAACCGGCCACCGAAGCCGACCTGATCGCGTACGCGAAGGCGAACCTGGCGCGGTACCAGACCCCGCGCCGTGTCGTCATCGTCGACGACTTACCGCGGAACGCGACCGGAAAGGTGCTGCGCGGCCGGCTGACCCCGCCATCGGGCCGGTGA
- a CDS encoding SDR family NAD(P)-dependent oxidoreductase: MVTAKRPVGWGLLVALTNGRSRVSDERLSAAVRGKVVLVTGSSYGIGAATARRLAGAGATVLLVARTEEQLQAVADEIRSGGGAAYVYPANLADPAAVEELARTVLAEHEHVDILVSNAGKSIRRSIADTYQRFHDLERTNAINYLGPAKLVLELLPSMCARGSGHIVNVSTAGVRTPPMARWSAYLASKSAFDVWLRCVAQEVRGAGVTTSTVYMGLVHTRMSEPTPLLNKLPGLTPEQAADQVCTAVAERPHNITPPFVRPADAVGNLLRVPTDRIFEQYFRRTGGGKKR, translated from the coding sequence ATGGTGACTGCGAAGCGGCCAGTCGGGTGGGGGTTGCTGGTTGCGTTGACCAATGGACGGAGCCGGGTCTCCGACGAGCGGCTGAGTGCGGCCGTTCGGGGCAAAGTCGTGCTGGTGACCGGCTCCTCGTACGGGATCGGTGCGGCGACCGCGCGGCGGCTGGCGGGCGCTGGTGCGACGGTCCTGCTGGTCGCGCGGACCGAGGAGCAGTTGCAGGCCGTGGCAGACGAGATCCGTTCCGGCGGCGGCGCCGCGTACGTGTACCCGGCGAACCTCGCCGACCCGGCCGCCGTCGAAGAGCTGGCGCGGACCGTCCTCGCGGAGCATGAACACGTCGACATCCTGGTCAGCAACGCCGGCAAGTCGATCCGGCGGTCGATCGCGGACACGTACCAGCGGTTCCACGATCTCGAGCGCACCAATGCGATCAACTACCTCGGCCCGGCGAAGCTCGTCCTCGAACTGTTGCCGTCGATGTGTGCGCGCGGGTCCGGTCATATCGTCAACGTGTCCACAGCCGGGGTGCGTACGCCGCCGATGGCGCGCTGGTCCGCGTACCTGGCGTCGAAGAGTGCGTTCGACGTGTGGCTGCGGTGCGTGGCGCAGGAGGTTCGCGGTGCCGGGGTGACGACGTCCACGGTGTACATGGGGCTCGTCCACACGCGGATGAGCGAGCCGACGCCGTTGCTGAACAAGCTGCCCGGGTTGACGCCGGAGCAGGCGGCCGACCAGGTATGTACGGCGGTGGCGGAGCGGCCGCACAACATCACCCCACCGTTCGTCCGCCCGGCCGATGCCGTCGGCAACTTGTTGCGGGTGCCGACGGACCGGATCTTCGAGCAGTACTTCCGCCGCACCGGAGGCGGGAAGAAGCGATGA
- a CDS encoding Xaa-Pro peptidase family protein gives MAAAGTGLVIAPGSDLRYLLGQAGGSFERLTALVIPADGAPALIVPKLEAPGYADLPLDELGVEVVTWVDSVDPYELAAKRLGSAERVAVSDFTPALHVFGLRDALPKAEQVLAGPIIRELRMRKDAAEIEALRKAGAAIDRVHARVGEWLRAGRTEAQVGADIEAAIVAEGHTAADFVIVASGPNGASPHHALSGRVIEAGDVVVVDIGGPVAEGYNSDSTRTYSVGAPRDADVAETYAVLQEAQQAAVAAVRPGATAESIDAAARDVIAAAGFGDFFIHRTGHGIGLDVHEEPYIVAGNSLPLEAGMAFSVEPGIYQPGRWGARIEDIVVVTADGRESMNNQPHGLVQV, from the coding sequence GTGGCTGCTGCCGGTACCGGCCTGGTGATCGCACCAGGGTCGGACCTGCGCTACTTACTCGGACAGGCCGGCGGTTCGTTCGAGCGGCTGACCGCACTAGTCATCCCAGCCGACGGTGCGCCGGCCCTGATCGTCCCGAAGCTCGAAGCGCCCGGGTACGCGGACCTGCCGCTCGACGAGTTGGGTGTGGAGGTCGTGACCTGGGTGGACAGCGTCGACCCGTACGAGCTGGCGGCGAAGCGGTTGGGATCAGCCGAGCGGGTCGCGGTCAGTGACTTCACGCCCGCGCTGCATGTGTTCGGTCTCCGTGACGCCCTCCCGAAGGCCGAGCAGGTGCTCGCGGGACCGATCATCCGCGAGTTGCGGATGCGGAAGGACGCCGCCGAGATCGAGGCGCTGCGGAAGGCCGGCGCGGCGATCGATCGCGTGCATGCTCGCGTCGGCGAGTGGCTGCGGGCAGGCCGGACCGAGGCCCAGGTCGGGGCCGACATCGAGGCCGCGATCGTCGCCGAAGGCCACACCGCGGCGGATTTCGTGATCGTCGCGAGTGGCCCGAACGGCGCCAGTCCGCATCACGCGCTGTCCGGCCGAGTGATCGAAGCAGGTGATGTGGTGGTCGTCGACATCGGCGGTCCGGTGGCCGAGGGCTACAACTCCGATTCGACCCGGACGTACTCGGTGGGTGCGCCGCGGGACGCCGACGTTGCCGAGACTTATGCGGTACTCCAGGAAGCACAGCAGGCGGCGGTGGCTGCCGTACGCCCCGGAGCGACGGCGGAGTCGATCGACGCGGCGGCGCGGGACGTGATCGCGGCGGCTGGGTTCGGTGACTTCTTCATTCATCGGACCGGGCACGGGATCGGCCTGGACGTGCATGAGGAGCCGTACATCGTGGCCGGGAACAGCCTGCCGCTGGAGGCGGGGATGGCGTTCAGCGTCGAGCCGGGCATCTACCAGCCGGGCCGCTGGGGTGCGCGGATCGAGGATATCGTCGTGGTCACCGCGGACGGTCGCGAGTCGATGAACAACCAGCCGCACGGCCTCGTACAGGTCTGA
- a CDS encoding GlxA family transcriptional regulator — protein MVVRRPHIVAVLAIDPVVGFDLTIPPTVLGAATTADGTKLYDTRVCGLGGPIKAGAGFTMIPDHGPEALAEADTVIIPGTYIAQPRHEGTLPDDLIAALATIRPGTRIASICTGAFVLGAAGYLDGRPATTHWARAEMFRAVYPDVKLDEDRLFIDDGDILTSAGLAAGVDLCLHLIRRDFGSEVANRAARHCVVAPWRDGGQSQFIERAVPDEGSEGTAPTRAWILHRLADEISLPAMAAHSRMSVRTFSRRFKAETGQSPGTWLLQQRVRHACHLLETTDLSVERVAEEAGLGTAASLRHHLRSGLGVSPLAYRKTFRAG, from the coding sequence ATGGTTGTTCGTCGCCCGCACATCGTCGCCGTGCTCGCCATCGATCCGGTGGTCGGCTTCGACCTGACCATCCCGCCGACCGTGCTCGGCGCGGCCACGACCGCCGACGGCACCAAGCTGTACGACACCCGCGTGTGCGGGCTCGGCGGACCGATCAAGGCCGGTGCCGGGTTCACGATGATCCCCGACCACGGGCCGGAGGCACTCGCCGAGGCGGACACCGTGATCATCCCGGGCACGTACATCGCGCAGCCCCGGCACGAAGGCACGCTGCCCGACGACCTGATCGCCGCGCTCGCCACGATCCGCCCGGGTACCCGCATCGCCTCGATCTGCACCGGCGCGTTCGTCCTCGGCGCGGCCGGCTACCTGGATGGACGCCCGGCGACGACGCACTGGGCGCGCGCCGAGATGTTCCGCGCCGTCTACCCGGACGTGAAGCTCGACGAGGACCGGTTGTTCATCGACGACGGCGACATCCTCACCTCGGCCGGGCTGGCGGCCGGCGTCGACCTGTGTCTGCACCTGATCCGCCGCGACTTCGGCAGCGAGGTCGCGAACCGCGCGGCCCGGCACTGTGTGGTCGCGCCCTGGCGGGATGGCGGCCAGTCACAGTTCATCGAGCGCGCGGTCCCCGACGAAGGCAGTGAAGGCACGGCACCGACGCGGGCGTGGATCTTGCATCGCCTCGCGGACGAGATCAGCCTGCCCGCGATGGCCGCGCATTCGCGGATGAGCGTCCGTACGTTCAGCCGCCGGTTCAAGGCCGAGACCGGCCAGTCCCCCGGTACCTGGCTGCTGCAGCAGCGCGTCCGGCACGCCTGCCACCTGCTGGAGACGACCGATCTGTCCGTGGAGCGGGTCGCCGAGGAGGCCGGCCTCGGTACGGCGGCCTCCCTGCGGCACCACCTGCGGTCCGGGCTGGGCGTCTCGCCGCTCGCCTACCGCAAAACGTTCCGGGCGGGCTGA
- a CDS encoding MFS transporter — protein sequence MTQTVEVRKARRVHLAWAVAAVGFVTLIGAAGFRSVPGVLLDPLHEEFGWSHATISAAVSINLLLYGGISPFAAALMDQLGLRKVVSSALVLIALGSGLTVFMTDSWQLLLCWGLLVGVGTGSMSMTFVATITGRWFVHRRGLVTGVLTAAGATGQLIFLPLIATLASRYGWRVPALVAAGAALAVVPLVLLFLRDYPSDVGLRAYGAPEGSTAGQRVKASGSSAVRALNALRTASRRPAFWMLAGGFAICGASTNGLVGTHFVTAAHDHGMPATTAASLLALVGVFDVGGTIFSGYLTDRWDPRYLLIAYYSLRGLSLLVLPSLLGPTAAPSTWVFIIFYGLDWVATVPPTVALCREWFGQDGPIVFGWVFASHQVGAALAATGAGAIRDAQGSYNLAWYLAGGLCAAAALMSASIGRRVVTA from the coding sequence GTGACGCAGACTGTGGAGGTACGAAAGGCTCGCCGGGTGCACTTGGCCTGGGCGGTCGCGGCGGTCGGATTCGTGACGTTGATAGGTGCGGCCGGATTCCGCTCGGTGCCGGGCGTACTGCTGGATCCGCTGCACGAGGAGTTCGGCTGGTCGCACGCGACGATCTCCGCGGCGGTGTCGATCAACCTGCTGTTGTACGGCGGGATCTCGCCGTTCGCGGCGGCGCTGATGGACCAGCTGGGACTGCGCAAAGTGGTCAGCAGTGCACTGGTACTGATCGCACTGGGCAGCGGCCTGACGGTGTTCATGACCGACTCGTGGCAGCTGCTGCTGTGCTGGGGGCTGCTCGTTGGTGTCGGTACTGGGTCGATGTCGATGACGTTCGTGGCGACGATCACCGGGCGGTGGTTCGTACATCGTCGTGGTCTGGTCACTGGTGTACTCACCGCTGCCGGTGCGACCGGGCAGCTGATCTTCCTGCCGCTGATTGCCACACTGGCTTCGCGGTACGGCTGGCGTGTGCCTGCACTTGTCGCGGCCGGTGCCGCGTTGGCTGTCGTACCGCTGGTGTTGCTGTTCCTCCGGGACTATCCGAGTGACGTCGGACTAAGGGCGTACGGCGCTCCGGAAGGTAGTACGGCCGGTCAACGTGTCAAGGCATCCGGCAGCAGCGCAGTACGCGCTCTGAACGCTCTACGGACCGCGTCGCGCCGACCGGCGTTCTGGATGCTGGCTGGTGGTTTCGCCATCTGTGGCGCATCGACGAACGGTCTGGTCGGTACACACTTCGTCACTGCTGCACACGACCACGGGATGCCCGCTACAACCGCTGCATCGCTGCTGGCACTGGTCGGTGTGTTCGACGTCGGCGGAACGATCTTCTCGGGCTATCTGACCGACCGGTGGGACCCGCGGTACCTGCTGATCGCGTACTACTCACTGCGCGGCCTGTCACTGCTCGTACTGCCATCACTGCTGGGGCCGACGGCCGCACCCAGTACCTGGGTGTTCATCATCTTCTACGGGCTCGACTGGGTAGCGACCGTGCCGCCGACGGTTGCACTGTGCCGCGAGTGGTTCGGGCAGGACGGACCGATCGTCTTCGGATGGGTGTTCGCGTCGCATCAAGTCGGTGCCGCACTGGCCGCGACCGGCGCCGGCGCGATCCGGGACGCGCAGGGCAGCTACAACCTCGCCTGGTACCTGGCCGGCGGCCTGTGCGCCGCGGCCGCCCTGATGTCGGCAAGCATCGGACGCCGAGTCGTGACTGCCTGA
- the soxR gene encoding redox-sensitive transcriptional activator SoxR, with translation MDIEPGELTVGQLSQRSGVAISALHFYERQGLILSRRTSGNQRRYKRDTLRRVALVRIAQRVGIPLAEVAAILKLLPENRTPTRADWERISECWQAELDRRILHLEQLRDDFKDCVGCGCLSLDRCALANPYDTLAAAGPGPRRLVDPAGEPCHPGKCA, from the coding sequence ATGGATATCGAGCCTGGTGAGTTGACGGTCGGGCAGCTGTCGCAGCGCAGTGGCGTGGCGATCTCGGCATTGCATTTCTACGAGCGTCAGGGTCTGATCCTCAGCCGCCGTACGTCGGGCAACCAGCGCCGGTACAAGCGCGACACGCTCCGGCGGGTGGCGCTGGTGCGGATCGCGCAGCGGGTCGGCATCCCGCTCGCCGAGGTGGCCGCGATCCTGAAGCTGCTGCCGGAGAACCGGACGCCGACGCGGGCCGACTGGGAGCGGATCTCGGAGTGCTGGCAGGCCGAGCTCGACCGCCGCATCCTGCATCTCGAGCAGCTCCGCGACGACTTCAAGGACTGCGTCGGCTGCGGTTGCCTTTCGCTGGACCGGTGCGCCCTCGCCAACCCGTACGACACGCTGGCGGCGGCCGGTCCGGGACCGCGGCGACTGGTCGACCCCGCCGGCGAACCCTGCCATCCGGGCAAGTGCGCCTGA